From the genome of Clarias gariepinus isolate MV-2021 ecotype Netherlands chromosome 28, CGAR_prim_01v2, whole genome shotgun sequence, one region includes:
- the prrt1 gene encoding proline-rich transmembrane protein 1: MSSAKHGLEEAAGRQPMTQPLNQMAPPPYLPSQDPNMPPHPPPPGCGPQPNYPPPPPPPGSEGYLHETQFPPGNPPPQAAPNGYTVQTHGPGGSVPHPPMGYLQLGYPLQLQPCAAYVPVYPIGTGGQPYMPNGTPHAGVAPGQVPMQMPPGVALMEPRRPPHDYLPIAVLTTICCFWPTGIIAIIKAVQVRTAIARGDMVSAEIASREARNFSFISLAVGIASIVLCTILTVVVIIASQHHDEEWEP; encoded by the exons ATGTCGTCGGCTAAACACG GTCTCGAGGAGGCAGCAGGAAGGCAGCCCATGACTCAGCCGCTGAACCAAATGGCTCCTCCCCCTTACCTGCCGTCGCAGGACCCCAACATGCCCCCACATCCTCCTCCGCCCGGCTGTGGCCCCCAACCCAACTaccctcctccccctcctccaccTGGCTCCGAGGGGTATCTACATGAGACGCAGTTCCCTCCTGGAAACCCTCCACCTCAGGCCGCCCCTAACGGTTACACGGTCCAGACACACGGGCCCGGCGGTTCAGTGCCTCATCCTCCCATGGGTTACCTGCAGCTCGGATATCCACTCCAACTGCAACCCTGCGCTGCCTACGTACCTGTGTATCCCATCGGAACAGGG GGCCAGCCCTACATGCCTAACGGTACACCCCATGCAGGTGTTGCTCCAGGGCAGGTGCCAATGCAAATGCCCCCCGGTGTCGCTCTAATGGAGCCGCGGCGGCCCCCTCACGACTACCTGCCCATTGCCGTGCTCACCACCATCTGCTGCTTCTGGCCCACAGGCATCATCGCCATCATCAAAGCCGTGCAG GTGCGTACAGCCATCGCTCGGGGCGACATGGTGTCAGCCGAGATTGCGTCCCGTGAGGCGCGTAACTTCTCCTTCATCAGCCTGGCGGTGGGCATCGCCTCCATCGTGCTCTGCACCATCCTTACAGTGGTGGTGATCATCGCCTCGCAGCACCACGACGAAGAGTGGGAACCGTAG